The Polyangiaceae bacterium genome includes a region encoding these proteins:
- a CDS encoding metal-dependent hydrolase yields the protein MDNLTHILAGLLSAELASRYRARRAEPKAEWVRAAYFASALANNVPDFDFAYVGLSGPKLGYLLHHRGHTHTLLAGVPLGVIALGLVWLWGRRRRLPFSSADWAWLAALSFLGPALHVFMDFSNSYGVHPFWPLDNRWVYGDRIFIVEPLFWAAALPSLFLGVQARLGKTLLALWLTLTVVLPFATRMVPLALSGLVLVWVVAGLALLWKRSPAARALVALAGSALVLVTFGLAKPLAERKAREALGAAFSGEALHDVVLTSNPANPACWLFASAHTASDGSYAVRRGRISLAPSLYPAERCALSSGQTTAPLRAIARPSSAEVYFEREFVAPLAELQRLARESCEVAAYLRFARLPFWVELPGTGLVFGDVRFDREPGLGFAEMIAERAPRDCPRFVPPWEPPRSDVLSLPSR from the coding sequence TTGGACAACCTGACCCACATCCTCGCCGGGCTCCTCTCTGCCGAGCTCGCGAGCCGGTACCGCGCGCGCCGCGCCGAGCCCAAGGCGGAGTGGGTGCGTGCTGCCTACTTCGCCAGCGCCCTCGCCAACAACGTCCCGGACTTCGACTTCGCCTACGTGGGGCTGAGCGGTCCAAAGCTCGGCTACCTGCTGCACCACCGCGGTCACACGCACACGCTCTTGGCCGGGGTGCCCCTCGGGGTCATCGCGCTCGGTCTGGTCTGGCTCTGGGGCCGGCGCCGGCGGCTGCCGTTCTCGAGCGCGGATTGGGCCTGGCTGGCTGCGCTCTCGTTCCTGGGGCCCGCGCTCCACGTGTTCATGGATTTCTCCAACAGCTACGGCGTGCACCCGTTCTGGCCGCTGGACAATCGCTGGGTGTACGGCGACCGCATCTTCATCGTCGAGCCCTTGTTCTGGGCCGCCGCGCTGCCGTCACTGTTCCTCGGCGTGCAGGCGCGCCTCGGCAAGACGCTGCTCGCGCTCTGGCTCACGCTCACGGTGGTGCTGCCGTTCGCGACGCGGATGGTGCCGCTAGCGCTCTCGGGCTTGGTGCTCGTTTGGGTGGTGGCCGGGCTCGCGCTGCTCTGGAAGCGCTCCCCGGCCGCGCGCGCCCTGGTCGCGCTCGCGGGCAGCGCGCTGGTGCTCGTCACGTTCGGCTTGGCCAAACCGCTCGCCGAGCGGAAAGCGCGCGAGGCGCTCGGCGCGGCGTTCTCCGGCGAGGCGCTGCACGACGTGGTGCTGACCTCGAACCCCGCGAACCCCGCCTGCTGGCTGTTCGCTTCGGCCCACACCGCGAGCGACGGCAGCTACGCCGTACGCCGCGGGCGGATCTCGCTCGCGCCCTCGCTCTACCCCGCGGAGCGCTGCGCGCTCTCTTCCGGCCAGACCACCGCGCCGCTTCGGGCCATCGCCCGGCCGAGCAGCGCCGAGGTGTACTTCGAGCGCGAGTTCGTCGCGCCGCTCGCTGAGCTCCAACGCCTCGCTCGGGAGAGCTGCGAGGTGGCGGCGTATCTGCGCTTCGCGCGCCTGCCGTTCTGGGTCGAGCTGCCGGGTACTGGCCTGGTGTTCGGCGACGTGCGCTTCGACCGCGAGCCGGGGCTCGGCTTCGCCGAGATGATCGCGGAGCGCGCTCCGCGCGATTGCCCGCGCTTCGTTCCCCCCTGGGAGCCGCCGCGGAGCGATGTGTTGTCGCTGCCTTCGCGCTGA